The genomic segment AAGTCTTCTCAAGGCCTTTTTTTAGAAAATCAAGCATTATTTTGTGGCCCTATTTATGTCGTTTTCAAGCATCTCTTCAGGTACAAGACCGATGTAGCCCTGAACGTAGTCGCCATTTGCTTTAAAAAGTGCTGACGCAGGCAAGCCTTTTATACCGCCCATCGCTTTTTCAAATAAAAAATTTCCCTCTCCAACCGCGACTTCATATTTTATTTTATATTTTTGAGCAAAATCTTTTACTTCATCTTCACTTTTGTCTTCAAGTAGCACACCAACGATATCTAGCTCATTTTTAAATTTCTCACTTAAGTTGTTTAGATGCGGGATCTCAGCCTTGCAAGGAGGGCACCAAGTGGCAAAAAATACGTAAAGCGTTGCTTTTTTACCATCTTTTACATCAAAGCCATTGCTTCTTTTTGTAATCTGCATAGTTGCTCCACTTAGCAGCTTTAGATTTATCTCTTTTATCTCGCTATCTTGGGCATTTTCACTCATTTTTGGAGTGAGTGAGTCTTTGCTTAAATTTTCATCTTTGCTAGCATTTTTATCTAAAATTTTGCCTTGCGTTTGTTCGCTTGTATTTTGCTCTTTTTTTTGCTTGTTCTCGTCGCCGCATCCAAAAAATGCAAAAATGCAAAGTGATGTTATAATTGCTCGTTTTAATGTCATAAATTTCCTTTTGAATAAGATTTCAGGATTATACAAGAAAGAGCATAAAATGAGCGTTAATTTAGAAAAAAATGAATTTAGAAAAAATGCAAGAGCAAATTTGATGAAACTTACTAAATTTAAGGCCAAATGCTCGCATTATAAAGCTACGAAAACTCTTTTAAAATTGATAAATTTTACAAATTCTAAGAAAGTACTGTTTTATTTGCCACTTAACTACGAAGTTGATGTGCTTAAAATAAGGCGAAATTTATCACATAAATGTGAAATTTTTGCCCCTTTTATGGTAGGTCTTAGCTTAGAGATGGTAAGATTGCGACTGCCATTTCTAACTTATAAATTTAATGTCAGACAGCCATCTGGCAAAAAAATGGATAATGTTAGACTTGATATGGCAGTAGTTCCAGCGATTGGGGTTGATGGAGCTATGGCTAGGATAGGGCATGGAAAAGGATTTTATGATAGATTTTTTGACTCTTTGCCTATTAAGCCAAAACGGATAGTTTTTCTTGAGATAAAAGACTTTTATACCAAAGATGTGCTTTCAAGTACACAAGACGCGGTAGCAGACTTTTATATAACCCCAAATAAAAATTATATAAAAAGAGGAATAAATGATAGAGGTTTTAATAGGCTTAGGAGCCGGTGTGGCTGGCGTTGGAGCAGGGTATCTATACGCCAAAAAAATAAATGATGCAAACTACAACATATTCTTAGAACAAGCAAAAGCAAAGGCAAAAGCTATTGAGTATGAAGCTGAGCTAACGCTTAAAAATTCTAAAATTTCAGTACAAGAGGCTGAATTTGAGGCCAAAAAAAGATACGATGACAAGACGACAAAGCTTCAAAAAGAGTATGCAAGTAAATTTGATGAACTAGCCAAAAAAGAGAAAATTTTGCTAAATGAGCAAGAGCTTTTAAACGAGAGTAAAGAGCTTTTTGAAAAAGATAAGCAAGACGCAAAGATCACTTACGAAGAGGGTTTAAATTTAAAAGCGACTTATCAAAACAAAGTAGAAGAAGCAATAAGAGTGCTTGAGCACGCTGCTGGCTTAACAGAAGAAGAAGCAAAAGAGGTCGTGCTTAAAAAGGTCGAGGAGAAGTCTCGTGCGGATATCGCTCATATCGTTAGAAAATACGAAGAAGAAGCAAAAAGAGAGGCTAAAAAGAGAGTTAATTACATCTTGGCGCAGGCTACGTCAAGATTTGCTGGAGAATTTGCGGCTGAGCGTCTGATAAATGTAGTAAATATCAAAAACGATGAGCTAAAAGGTAGGATCATCGGTAAAGAAGGACGTAATATCAAGACCCTTGAAATGGTGCTTGGAGTTGATATCATCATCGATGATACCCCGCACGCAATCATACTAAGCAGCTTTAACCTTTACAGGCGTGCGATCGCAACAAGAGTGATCGAGCTTTTGGTAGAGGATGGAAGAATCCAACCTGCGAGGATAGAAGACCTTCACAAAAAAGTGACTGAAGAATTTGAGCAAAGCATACAAGAAGAGGGCGAAAACATCGTCATGGATCTTGGTCTAAATAAAATTCACCCAGAGATAGTAAAACTAATAGGCAAGCTTAAATTTAGAGCAAGCTACGGACAAAATGCCTTGGCTCACAGCCTTGAAGTAGCTCACCTTGCTGGTATCATCGCAGCTGAGTGTGGCGGAGATGAGAAGCTTGCAAAAAGAGCTGGCATACTTCACGATATCGGTAAGGCGCTAACTCACGAGTATGAGGGCAGTCACGTTGATCTTGGAGCTGAAATTTGTAAACGCTACAAAGAGCATCCAGTAGTCATCAACGCTATCTACGCTCACCACGGCCACGAAGAGGCAACAAGTATAGAAAGTGCGGCTGTTTGCGCAGCTGACGCACTAAGTGCAGCTCGTCCAGGTGCAAGGCGTGAGGTGCTTGAGAGCTTCCTAAAACGTGTCGAAGAGATCGAAAATATCGCAAAAAGTAAAGACGGTATCAAACAAGCTTATGCAATAAATGCAGGCCGTGAAATTCGTGTCATCGCAAATGCTAAACTCATAAACGACGACGAGGCAGTGCTTGTAGCAAAAGAGATAGCTCAAGAGATCGAGAGCAAGGTGCAGTATCCTGGTGAGATAAAAGTAAGCGTCATCAGAGAGACTCGCGCTGTTGATTTTGCAAAATAACGGCAAAATATGAAATTTCTTTTTTCAATTTTATTATTTTTCTCAATTGGCTTTGCCAGCGAGGAGCTCGTGCTGGACTCGGCAAACTCGTTTATAACAACGATGAGAGGCGCTAGAAACGCTCCTATAAAAGAGCTAATCGAGCAGTCAAAAGCGACGATCATCTTTCCAAGTGTTAAAAAGGTCGGTTTTGTAGTTGGTGGTATGGGTGGAGATGGCATCATGGTTGTTGGCAACATTAACTCGCCAAGTGAAATTTTACCAGTTAGCATAAGTGGCGGCAGCATCGGTATACAGCTTGGTTATGAAGATAGTTCGCTTGTGCTTTTTATATTTAAAGATAGTATTATCCATGATATTAAGGATGCCAAGATCACGCTTGATACAAAGCTATCAGTAGCTTTTGGTGATATTGGACGCAATTACAGTAAAGTAAGCGATTTTAAATTTTCAAGTGATATCTACGCATATGCCGCAAATGATGGTTTTTTTGCGGGTGCTAGCTTTGGTGGAGCAGTCATCAGTGCAAGAGAAGAAATTTTAAAGCAAAGTGGCTATGCCTATGAACAGCTAATAGCCTCTGCATCTAAACTTTTAGGAGATTAATGCAAGATATCATAAACTCAGTTTCAACATACGGCTATATTGTATTGTTTTTTTATAGCCTTGGTGGCGGCATGGTTGCATTAATCGCCGCTGGAATTTTAAGTTTTGCTGGCAAGATGGACATCACTCTTAGTATAATTGTCGCTGCTGTGGCAAATACAATTGGTGACACGCTAATTTTTTATGTCGCAAGATTTAATAAAAACTCACTTATGCCTTATATCAAAAATCATAAAAGAAAGCTTGCTTATGCAGGAATTTTGGCTAAAAAACATGGCGATAAGATAATATTTATCAAGAAATTTATCTACGGCGTCAAAACTTTGGTTCCTATCGCGCTTGGACTTACGAAGTATTCATTTTATA from the Campylobacter concisus genome contains:
- a CDS encoding TlpA family protein disulfide reductase, which produces MTLKRAIITSLCIFAFFGCGDENKQKKEQNTSEQTQGKILDKNASKDENLSKDSLTPKMSENAQDSEIKEINLKLLSGATMQITKRSNGFDVKDGKKATLYVFFATWCPPCKAEIPHLNNLSEKFKNELDIVGVLLEDKSEDEVKDFAQKYKIKYEVAVGEGNFLFEKAMGGIKGLPASALFKANGDYVQGYIGLVPEEMLENDINRATK
- a CDS encoding 5-formyltetrahydrofolate cyclo-ligase, whose translation is MSVNLEKNEFRKNARANLMKLTKFKAKCSHYKATKTLLKLINFTNSKKVLFYLPLNYEVDVLKIRRNLSHKCEIFAPFMVGLSLEMVRLRLPFLTYKFNVRQPSGKKMDNVRLDMAVVPAIGVDGAMARIGHGKGFYDRFFDSLPIKPKRIVFLEIKDFYTKDVLSSTQDAVADFYITPNKNYIKRGINDRGFNRLRSRCGWRWSRVSIRQKNK
- the rny gene encoding ribonuclease Y, yielding MIEVLIGLGAGVAGVGAGYLYAKKINDANYNIFLEQAKAKAKAIEYEAELTLKNSKISVQEAEFEAKKRYDDKTTKLQKEYASKFDELAKKEKILLNEQELLNESKELFEKDKQDAKITYEEGLNLKATYQNKVEEAIRVLEHAAGLTEEEAKEVVLKKVEEKSRADIAHIVRKYEEEAKREAKKRVNYILAQATSRFAGEFAAERLINVVNIKNDELKGRIIGKEGRNIKTLEMVLGVDIIIDDTPHAIILSSFNLYRRAIATRVIELLVEDGRIQPARIEDLHKKVTEEFEQSIQEEGENIVMDLGLNKIHPEIVKLIGKLKFRASYGQNALAHSLEVAHLAGIIAAECGGDEKLAKRAGILHDIGKALTHEYEGSHVDLGAEICKRYKEHPVVINAIYAHHGHEEATSIESAAVCAADALSAARPGARREVLESFLKRVEEIENIAKSKDGIKQAYAINAGREIRVIANAKLINDDEAVLVAKEIAQEIESKVQYPGEIKVSVIRETRAVDFAK
- a CDS encoding lipid-binding SYLF domain-containing protein, with amino-acid sequence MKFLFSILLFFSIGFASEELVLDSANSFITTMRGARNAPIKELIEQSKATIIFPSVKKVGFVVGGMGGDGIMVVGNINSPSEILPVSISGGSIGIQLGYEDSSLVLFIFKDSIIHDIKDAKITLDTKLSVAFGDIGRNYSKVSDFKFSSDIYAYAANDGFFAGASFGGAVISAREEILKQSGYAYEQLIASASKLLGD
- a CDS encoding DedA family protein; translated protein: MQDIINSVSTYGYIVLFFYSLGGGMVALIAAGILSFAGKMDITLSIIVAAVANTIGDTLIFYVARFNKNSLMPYIKNHKRKLAYAGILAKKHGDKIIFIKKFIYGVKTLVPIALGLTKYSFYKFSIINSISSVLWAVIIGFASFKAGDYFVGASDYLGEHGYIMPLAMVCLLLGIWFFLQHITKRRKA